From Onychostoma macrolepis isolate SWU-2019 chromosome 05, ASM1243209v1, whole genome shotgun sequence, one genomic window encodes:
- the LOC131540214 gene encoding solute carrier family 25 member 45 isoform X4 produces MPFVEFVAGWISGAVGLAVGHPLDTVKFRGFFKGMSFPVVSVAISNAVAFGSYSNALDYLTRSGKHNNSDQSKRASLTAVFMAGCFSGLAQLFVTAPTDLVKVRLQNQTKSGRNKYRGPIHCIAVILREDGVKGLFRGIWALALRDVPCYGLYFLPYELICRMLTEKGKQPGNTVVLVAGGVAGVVTWACATPMDMVKARLQMCGGGGRMYSGVLNCITVSVREEGMRVFFKGLLLNSVRAFPVNAVTFLSFEMLLRAMTDSPQD; encoded by the exons TTTCGTGGATTTTTTAAAGGCATGTCATTTCCTGTCGTCTCTGTTGCCATTAGCAACGCTGTGGCCTTTGGTTCATACAGTAATGCGCTGGATTACCTTACTCGGTCAGGTAAACACAACAACTCTGACCAAAGCAAGCGGGCGTCactcactgctgtgttcatGGCCGGGTGTTTTTCAGGCTTAGCACAG TTGTTTGTTACAGCTCCGACAGACCTGGTTAAAGTGCGTCTGCAGAACCAGACGAAGTCAGGTAGGAATAAGTACAGAGGACCCATACATTGTATTGCTGTGATCTTGAGAGAGGATGGGGTGAAAGGCCTTTTCAGAGGAATTTGGGCTCTTGCCCTGCGCGACGTGCCTTGTTATGGACTTTACTTCCTGCCATATGAGCTGATCTGCAGGATGCTGACTGAGAAAGGGAAGCAACCTG GTAACACTGTTGTGCTGGTGGCCGGTGGTGTTGCTGGCGTGGTCACATGGGCCTGTGCCACTCCCATGGACATGGTGAAGGCTCGACTGCAGATGTGTGGCGGCGGCGGTCGCATGTACAGCGGTGTGCTGAACTGCATTACTGTGAGTGTGCGTGAGGAGGGCATGCGGGTCTTCTTCAAAGGCCTTCTTCTGAACAGCGTGAGAGCGTTCCCTGTGAATGCCGTGACCTTCCTCAGCTTTGAGATGCTGCTGAGAGCCATGACCGACTCACCTCAGGACTGA
- the LOC131540214 gene encoding solute carrier family 25 member 45 isoform X3: protein MDGRTWTVYLLDIVSMELSTSRVHGSSVETFRGFFKGMSFPVVSVAISNAVAFGSYSNALDYLTRSGKHNNSDQSKRASLTAVFMAGCFSGLAQLFVTAPTDLVKVRLQNQTKSGRNKYRGPIHCIAVILREDGVKGLFRGIWALALRDVPCYGLYFLPYELICRMLTEKGKQPGNTVVLVAGGVAGVVTWACATPMDMVKARLQMCGGGGRMYSGVLNCITVSVREEGMRVFFKGLLLNSVRAFPVNAVTFLSFEMLLRAMTDSPQD, encoded by the exons ATGGACGGACGAACctggactgtgtatttgttggacATTGTCTCGATGGAACTCTCAACTTCTCGTGTGCATGGATCTAGTGTGGAAACT TTTCGTGGATTTTTTAAAGGCATGTCATTTCCTGTCGTCTCTGTTGCCATTAGCAACGCTGTGGCCTTTGGTTCATACAGTAATGCGCTGGATTACCTTACTCGGTCAGGTAAACACAACAACTCTGACCAAAGCAAGCGGGCGTCactcactgctgtgttcatGGCCGGGTGTTTTTCAGGCTTAGCACAG TTGTTTGTTACAGCTCCGACAGACCTGGTTAAAGTGCGTCTGCAGAACCAGACGAAGTCAGGTAGGAATAAGTACAGAGGACCCATACATTGTATTGCTGTGATCTTGAGAGAGGATGGGGTGAAAGGCCTTTTCAGAGGAATTTGGGCTCTTGCCCTGCGCGACGTGCCTTGTTATGGACTTTACTTCCTGCCATATGAGCTGATCTGCAGGATGCTGACTGAGAAAGGGAAGCAACCTG GTAACACTGTTGTGCTGGTGGCCGGTGGTGTTGCTGGCGTGGTCACATGGGCCTGTGCCACTCCCATGGACATGGTGAAGGCTCGACTGCAGATGTGTGGCGGCGGCGGTCGCATGTACAGCGGTGTGCTGAACTGCATTACTGTGAGTGTGCGTGAGGAGGGCATGCGGGTCTTCTTCAAAGGCCTTCTTCTGAACAGCGTGAGAGCGTTCCCTGTGAATGCCGTGACCTTCCTCAGCTTTGAGATGCTGCTGAGAGCCATGACCGACTCACCTCAGGACTGA
- the LOC131540214 gene encoding solute carrier family 25 member 45 isoform X1 codes for MNDFWDFTLSVQQRCLLLAALTAAKKLLVNRWSPPHTMDGRTWTVYLLDIVSMELSTSRVHGSSVETFRGFFKGMSFPVVSVAISNAVAFGSYSNALDYLTRSGKHNNSDQSKRASLTAVFMAGCFSGLAQLFVTAPTDLVKVRLQNQTKSGRNKYRGPIHCIAVILREDGVKGLFRGIWALALRDVPCYGLYFLPYELICRMLTEKGKQPGNTVVLVAGGVAGVVTWACATPMDMVKARLQMCGGGGRMYSGVLNCITVSVREEGMRVFFKGLLLNSVRAFPVNAVTFLSFEMLLRAMTDSPQD; via the exons atgaatgacttttgggacttcaccttgtccgtccaacaaagatgtttactgttagctgctctcacagcagcaaaaaaattGCTAGTCAACCGTTGGAGTCCTCCTCATACAATGGACGGACGAACctggactgtgtatttgttggacATTGTCTCGATGGAACTCTCAACTTCTCGTGTGCATGGATCTAGTGTGGAAACT TTTCGTGGATTTTTTAAAGGCATGTCATTTCCTGTCGTCTCTGTTGCCATTAGCAACGCTGTGGCCTTTGGTTCATACAGTAATGCGCTGGATTACCTTACTCGGTCAGGTAAACACAACAACTCTGACCAAAGCAAGCGGGCGTCactcactgctgtgttcatGGCCGGGTGTTTTTCAGGCTTAGCACAG TTGTTTGTTACAGCTCCGACAGACCTGGTTAAAGTGCGTCTGCAGAACCAGACGAAGTCAGGTAGGAATAAGTACAGAGGACCCATACATTGTATTGCTGTGATCTTGAGAGAGGATGGGGTGAAAGGCCTTTTCAGAGGAATTTGGGCTCTTGCCCTGCGCGACGTGCCTTGTTATGGACTTTACTTCCTGCCATATGAGCTGATCTGCAGGATGCTGACTGAGAAAGGGAAGCAACCTG GTAACACTGTTGTGCTGGTGGCCGGTGGTGTTGCTGGCGTGGTCACATGGGCCTGTGCCACTCCCATGGACATGGTGAAGGCTCGACTGCAGATGTGTGGCGGCGGCGGTCGCATGTACAGCGGTGTGCTGAACTGCATTACTGTGAGTGTGCGTGAGGAGGGCATGCGGGTCTTCTTCAAAGGCCTTCTTCTGAACAGCGTGAGAGCGTTCCCTGTGAATGCCGTGACCTTCCTCAGCTTTGAGATGCTGCTGAGAGCCATGACCGACTCACCTCAGGACTGA